Within Halopelagius longus, the genomic segment GCCGGACATCGAGCGAATCGCCGACATCGCCCACGACAACGGCGTCCCCCTGTTCGTGGACAACACGTTCGCGACGCCGTACCTCTGTCGCCCCATCGAACACGGCGCGGACATCGTGTGGAACTCCACGACGAAGTGGATCCACGGCGCGGGCACCACCGTCGGCGGCGTCCTCGTCGACGGCGGCACCTTCCCGTGGGCCGACCACGCCGAGAAGTACCCCGAGATAGCGCAGAACAACCCCGCCTACCACGGCGTCAACTTCGCGGAGACGTTCGGCGACGCGGCGTTCACGTACGCCGCCATCGCCCGCGGCCTGCGCGACTTGGGCGGGGCCCAGTCGCCGTTCGACGCGTGGACGACCATCGAGAAACTGGAGTCGCTCCCGATGCGGATGGACCGCCACTGCGAGAACGCGATGGCCGTCGCGGAGTTCTTGGAGGACCACGACGAAGTCTCGTGGGTCAACTACCCCGGACTGGAGGGCCACGAGACCCACGAGGAGGCGTCGAAGTACTTAAACGGCGGCTACGGCGGCATGATAACGTTCGGCTTGGAGGAGGGGTACGAGGCGGCGAAAGGCACCGTCAACGAGGTCGAACTCGCCTCCCTACTCGCGAACGTCGGGGACGCGAAGACGCTGGTCATCCACCCCGCCTCGACGACGCACCAGCAACTCACCGAAGAGGAACAGGCGGCCGCGGGCGTCACCCCCGACATGGTGCGCCTCTCCGTCGGCGTCGAGGACGTAGACGACATCGTCGCGGACTTAGAACAGGCCATCGAGGCGGCGACGAACTGAGTCGCGCCGGCGTCCGACCCGAGGAGGCCCGAATCGGACGCCGCGTCCGGCGGTTCGGTCCTTCGAGAACCGTCGGAATTTAATCATCCGCTTTCGAGTACCCGTACGTGGTCGAAGTACTCCTCGTTATCGGACTCGTCGTCGCCGCGTTCGTCGGGTTCAACATCGGCGGTTCGTCGACCGGCGTCGCGTTCGGCCCGGCCGTCGGGAGCGACATCGTGTCGAAACTCGCCGCCGCGGCGTTGATGACCGGGTTCGCCTTCCTCGGCGCGTGGACCGCCGGGCGAAACGTCATCGAGACCATGGGCGGCCAGATCGTCCCGGAGAGTCAGTTCACGCTGGCGGCGAGCGTGGCGGTCCTGTTCTTCGTCGGCCTCGCGCTTCTCATCTCGAACACCTTCGGCGTCCCCGCTTCCACGTCTATGACTGCCGTCGGCGCCATCGCCGGCCTCGGCGTCGCCACCGGGACGCTCAACGCCGAGGTCATGCTCGAAATCATCTCGTGGTGGATCGTCGCGCCGGTCATCGCCTTCTGGATCTGCGCCGTCGTCGGGCGGTACGTCTACCCGTATCTCGACGCGAAGCTGAAACTCGACCGTTCGCCGGGTCCGCTCTTGACGCTCGACCGGTCCGGGGCCGTCCCCCGCCCGACGTACGGGCCGAACACGACGCCCAGAGAACTCGGAAGCATCGTCCTCGTCGTCGTCATCGCCTGCTACATGGCGTTCTCCGCGGGCGCGTCGAACGCCGCAAACGCCGTCGCGCCGTTGGTCGGCAACGGCGCAGTCGGCATCGACGCCGCCATCCTGCTTGCGGCGGGGGCTATCGGCCTCGGCGCGTTCACCATCGCGCGCCGGACGCTGGATACGGTCGGCAACGACCTGACCGAACTGCCGATTCTGGCGGCCCTCGTCGTCGAGACGGTGTCGGCGTCGCTCATCGCCATGCTGTCGTGGCTGGGAATTCCCGCCAGTCTGGCCGTCTCCGCGACGATGTGCATCGTCGGCCTCGGGTGGGGGCGGGCGACTCGCTCCGTCACCATCGGCGAGGCTCTCGGCGGCAAGTCGCCGGGGATGTCCGTCAACGCCCTGACGGCCGAGACGGACGAGAACGTCCCCGCCGTCGGCGAGGAGTCCGAGACCGACCTCGCGGGCCGGAACCTGTTCGACCCGGGGACGACCGGCCGAGTCATCTTCTTTTGGCTCCTCACCCCCTCGCTGTCGGCCGCGGCGTCGTACGTGCTGTTCGCGCTGACTTCGTTTTAGTCATATTCGCTTGGACACGGTGGACGCGCGTCCGGTGACGGCGGCGGGGTTGTGCCGTCATTGAGCGCGAGGAACAGCAAAGTCTAATGGTGTGGGTTTCCAACCGTGGCGTGATGCCCACGGTAGAATACCTCAACTACGAAGTACTCGACGACAACGGCTGGGACATGGACGACGACGACCTCTTCGAGAAGGCCGCCGACGCCGACCTCGGCGACGAGGATTACGGTTCGCTCGACGTCAATCAGGGCGAGTACATCCTCGAAGCCGCCGAGGCGCAGGGCTACGACTGGCCCTTCTCGTGCCGCGCCGGCGCCTGCGCGAACTGCGCGGCCATCCTCTTCGAGGGCGAAATCGAGATGGACATGCAGCAGATTCTCTCGGACGAGGAAGTCTCCGAGAAGAACGTCCGCCTGACCTGCATCGGTTCCCCCGAGGCCGAAGAGGTCAAAATCGTCTACAACGCGAAGCATCTCGACTACCTCCAGAACCGCGTCATCTAACCCGGCAGCGCCCGAGTAGGTGCGCGCAATTACACTCTCTTTATCGAACCGAACTCATCGCCCGCGTCGCGTCTTCCTCGTGGGATCTGTCGCACACTCTCTGTCTCGTAGGGGAGTGACCAGAACTATCTGAGCAGGAGAGGGCGCACGACCCGTCCTCGAACCGTGTTCGAGAGATACCGCTCGTTACGGTTGCCGTGCTACTCGCCGAGTTGAACTGTATTTCCGGTACCGGTGTTCTTGAACTCCACCTCACCGCAGTGCGGACATCCGTCTTTCGTGGGAACCAACCGTCTGTCTTCTTCGACCGCCTCCGTGAACTCGCCGCACGACCGGCACATCAGTAGGTCCATTCTCCTTCCTCGTTCGACTCGGTAACGCGGGCCGACCGTTCGTTCCACAGCGGTGTTGCAAGCTCGGGGTCGGCACCGAGAATCGCCGAAATGTGGGGCTCTATCCGGTCGAACTCCGCTGTCGGTTCGACTAACTGCCGTTCGGAGTCGTACTCGACGAGTCCGGCCGCTTCTAACTTCGGGATATGAGCGTGATGCAGGCCGATCTTGATTCGCGTTACTATCTCGCCGGAAACCTCTGTCAGTGGCGCGGGGTGGTCGTGTCTGACGATCAGTTTGGTGAGGTCGTCAACCGTCAACGACCGCTGCTGTTCTGCGAAGACTGCGAGGACGAGACGGCGATGCTCGTCTTCACAGAGAGTGAGAATCGTATCGAACTCGGAGAAACTCCTGCTCATTATATTCTTGTAGATGACTTACGTAGTTCACCCCTTCTTTTGGGTATACAAGGTATTTATAAACTCGTCTACTCCGGAGGGCGTGTTTGGGGCAGCGTACTCCCGAGGACCGAACTGATTCCCCGACGAAGCCGGGACGCGACCGCTTGCTGGGAGATTCCGAGTTCGTCGCCGAGATTCTCCATCGTCACGTCGCGCGGCGTGTTGAAGTATCCCCGCTCGTACGCGAGCACCAGTGCCTCTTGCTGTGCGTCGGTGAGCGCGGCTTCGGTTTCCGACTCGATCGGCGTGAGCGCGTGTAGTTTGGTGAGCGCGATCGGTATCTCTAACTCCCGGCAGCGGTGTTGGAACTCCGCGATGTCCTGTCTATCGTCTCCGCGGATGTCGAACGTCCACTGCTTGTTCGTGCCGACGGCCTCGATCAGTGCGATCTTCGTCTCCGTCAGTATGGTGAGCACGTCGTCGTAGTCGAGCGCCCACTCGACACGCAACAGATACTCGTCGGCGACGGCGTCGACGAACTGGATCTGCTTCACCCC encodes:
- a CDS encoding O-acetylhomoserine aminocarboxypropyltransferase/cysteine synthase family protein → MSDENGEERQFGFDTRSLHAGQEPDSATGARAPPIYQTTSYVFEDADDAASQFALEKEGYIYSRLMNPTVATLQERLASLEGGVGAAATASGMAAFDLANFLLASAGDNVVSASSLYGGTYTYLTHTVERRGVTTKFVDTLDYDAYEEAIDDDTAYVHLETIGNPALVTPDIERIADIAHDNGVPLFVDNTFATPYLCRPIEHGADIVWNSTTKWIHGAGTTVGGVLVDGGTFPWADHAEKYPEIAQNNPAYHGVNFAETFGDAAFTYAAIARGLRDLGGAQSPFDAWTTIEKLESLPMRMDRHCENAMAVAEFLEDHDEVSWVNYPGLEGHETHEEASKYLNGGYGGMITFGLEEGYEAAKGTVNEVELASLLANVGDAKTLVIHPASTTHQQLTEEEQAAAGVTPDMVRLSVGVEDVDDIVADLEQAIEAATN
- a CDS encoding inorganic phosphate transporter, whose translation is MVEVLLVIGLVVAAFVGFNIGGSSTGVAFGPAVGSDIVSKLAAAALMTGFAFLGAWTAGRNVIETMGGQIVPESQFTLAASVAVLFFVGLALLISNTFGVPASTSMTAVGAIAGLGVATGTLNAEVMLEIISWWIVAPVIAFWICAVVGRYVYPYLDAKLKLDRSPGPLLTLDRSGAVPRPTYGPNTTPRELGSIVLVVVIACYMAFSAGASNAANAVAPLVGNGAVGIDAAILLAAGAIGLGAFTIARRTLDTVGNDLTELPILAALVVETVSASLIAMLSWLGIPASLAVSATMCIVGLGWGRATRSVTIGEALGGKSPGMSVNALTAETDENVPAVGEESETDLAGRNLFDPGTTGRVIFFWLLTPSLSAAASYVLFALTSF
- the fer gene encoding ferredoxin Fer; amino-acid sequence: MPTVEYLNYEVLDDNGWDMDDDDLFEKAADADLGDEDYGSLDVNQGEYILEAAEAQGYDWPFSCRAGACANCAAILFEGEIEMDMQQILSDEEVSEKNVRLTCIGSPEAEEVKIVYNAKHLDYLQNRVI
- a CDS encoding DUF7344 domain-containing protein gives rise to the protein MSRSFSEFDTILTLCEDEHRRLVLAVFAEQQRSLTVDDLTKLIVRHDHPAPLTEVSGEIVTRIKIGLHHAHIPKLEAAGLVEYDSERQLVEPTAEFDRIEPHISAILGADPELATPLWNERSARVTESNEEGEWTY
- a CDS encoding helix-turn-helix domain-containing protein: MATEATFTVPSNKFPLGTVFERLPGVTVELERIIPARDVVIPYFWVRGVETDDIEGAFSEHSGVKQIQFVDAVADEYLLRVEWALDYDDVLTILTETKIALIEAVGTNKQWTFDIRGDDRQDIAEFQHRCRELEIPIALTKLHALTPIESETEAALTDAQQEALVLAYERGYFNTPRDVTMENLGDELGISQQAVASRLRRGISSVLGSTLPQTRPPE